The proteins below are encoded in one region of Silene latifolia isolate original U9 population chromosome 2, ASM4854445v1, whole genome shotgun sequence:
- the LOC141630039 gene encoding uncharacterized protein LOC141630039 — protein sequence MMGDQQNFFKEMLEESQRRDIVLQGIVTQGEELEIQIAQIKETQLTTPHHSLDIDHECEFEGVTFDEKWEEPTSLSSCEYESVVFDEKDMKLSKPNTLNLCEYEGVSFDVNVEMVEEELMKRSEAPIYDLYGDSDDDKPMEEAYAGYVSCNEEEEWSCEISLLEEPILEKFEVCFHEEDEFLFPISHEDYLAPTMEPMIVGEDMVDLLQKVKASYKSYLVAKLKEKLAREATCGNLAPTMSTSKVSSHQCYENSPSTLEGLKNSNAIIITKIEREGGKWKSPDEYKPHFIPYVDKNHGLVGLKHCKRSSAKGKVKKRISDKLPWPSFILNWNKPYSCLFEDCAQAFDRLLRALSNMDKINNHGNKE from the coding sequence atgatgggagatcaacaaaacttcttcaaagaaatgctagaagagagccaaagaagggacattgttcttcaaggtattgttactcaaggtgaggagttggaaattcaaattgcccaaataaaagaaacccaactaactacccctcaccactctttagacattgaccatgaatgtgagtttgaaggagttacctttgatgagaagtgggaagagccaacctcattgagctcttgtgagtatgaaagtgtggtgtttgatgagAAAGATATgaagttgagtaagccaaatactcttaacctttgtgagtatgagggtgtatcatttgatgtgaatgttgagatggtggaggaagaattaatgaagaggagtgaagcccccatctatgatttatatggagatagcgatgatgacaagcctatggaagaagcttatgcgggatatgtatcttgcaatgaagaagaggaatggagttgtgagatttccttacttgaggagcccatccttgagaagtttgaggtatgcttccatgaagaagatgaattccttttccccatttcccatgaagactacttggcccctaccatggagccaatgattgttggagaggatatggtggaccttcttcaaaaggtcaaggcatcatacaaaagctacttggtggcaaagctcaaagagaaacttgcacgtgaagctacttgtggaaatttggcacccacaatgtcaacttctaaggTATCcagtcatcaatgttatgagaattctccttcgaCTTTAGAAGGATTGAAAAactcaaatgctatcatcatcacaaaaattgaaagagaaggtggtaagtggaagtctccggacgaatataaaccacacttcataccttatgttgacaagaatcatgggcttgttggtttgaagcattgcaaaaGATCAAGTGCTAAGGGTAAGGTGAAGAAGAGAATAAgtgacaagctcccttggccaagcttcatcttgaattggaacaaaccttattcatgcttatttgaggattgtgctcaagcctttgaccggttattgagagcattaagcaacatggacaagaTCAATAACCATGgaaacaaggaatga